In a genomic window of Rhopalosiphum maidis isolate BTI-1 chromosome 4, ASM367621v3, whole genome shotgun sequence:
- the LOC113560524 gene encoding cyclin-H, protein MFPTSTQKKNWIFKDELDLNALREDANKKFVTRFGAHMSPDERNTFFLDANEEHIIQKCHEYMLRDFCHKFQPTMPKYVFATALNYLKRFYLYNSVMDYHPKEIMVTCLFLACKVDEFNVSLAQFVANIKGNQSRATTVILNNELFLMEQIKYNLKVHHPFKAIEGFLLDIKTRTRMSDPDRMRTHIDSFIDKLLFTDACLLFAPSQLALAAVLHSASQIKENLDSYVTDLLLGETGSEHLKDLIEVVRRIRILHVRIADDHTKELSRISKKLDKCRNQENNPFSEKYKDRIQEALNNSL, encoded by the coding sequence atgttcccAACGAgcactcaaaaaaaaaattggatattCAAAGACGAGTTGGATTTGAATGCATTGCGAGAAGACGCCAATAAGAAGTTTGTCACCAGATTCGGAGCGCACATGAGTCCTGATGAAcggaacacattttttttggaTGCTAACGAAGAGCATATAATTCAGAAATGTCACGAATACATGTTAAGAGATTTTTGTCACAAATTTCAGCCAACCATGCCAAAGTATGTATTTGCAAcagctttaaattatttgaaacgaTTTTATCTATACAACTCGGTCATGGACTATCATCCCAAAGAAATAATGGTTACATGTTTGTTTTTGGCGTGCAAAGTTGATGAGTTTAATGTATCACTCGCACAGTTTGTTGCTAATATTAAAGGTAACCAATCGAGAGCAACCACAGTGATACTAAATAACGAATTGTTTCTTATGGAACAAATCAAGTACAATCTTAAAGTGCATCATCCATTCAAGGCGATTGAAGGATTCCTTCTAGACATTAAGACAAGAACACGAATGTCCGATCCAGATCGTATGCGTACTCATATTGACAGTTTCATTGACAAGTTACTGTTTACAGACGcgtgtttattatttgcacCGTCTCAGCTGGCTCTAGCTGCTGTATTACATTCGGCAAgtcaaattaaagaaaatttggATTCATATGTAACTGATTTACTATTAGGTGAAACAGGGTCTGAGCATTTAAAAGATTTGATAGAAGTTGTACGGAGAATAAGAATATTGCATGTCAGAATAGCAGATGATCACACAAAAGAATTATCACGTATTAGCAAAAAATTGGATAAATGTCGGAACCAAGAGAACAATCCATTTAGTGAAAAGTATAAAGATAGGATACAAGAAgcattaaataattctttgtaa